In Calidithermus timidus DSM 17022, the following are encoded in one genomic region:
- a CDS encoding RrF2 family transcriptional regulator: MRLSATDIYAFKALGYLGTQPLERFVGSEELSRATGVKRTYLVRILAVLVGHGLVISKKGIGGGYALPRSPEEINLRDVMRAIDGPIAPLACVSLNWPKACVEEARCHARSQVWLRVRDAVLETLSQVSVADLAEDYRRGVNYRECLEHLLHPIELLTPRSK; the protein is encoded by the coding sequence ATGCGGCTTTCTGCTACCGACATCTACGCCTTCAAGGCACTGGGCTACTTGGGCACCCAGCCGCTCGAGCGCTTCGTGGGCAGCGAAGAGCTCAGCCGGGCTACAGGGGTGAAGCGAACCTACCTGGTGCGAATCCTGGCCGTTTTGGTGGGGCACGGGCTGGTAATCTCCAAAAAGGGCATTGGGGGGGGCTATGCGCTGCCCAGATCTCCCGAGGAGATCAACCTGCGCGACGTGATGCGCGCCATCGACGGGCCCATCGCCCCCCTGGCCTGCGTGAGCCTGAACTGGCCCAAGGCCTGCGTGGAAGAGGCCCGTTGCCACGCTCGAAGCCAGGTCTGGCTGCGGGTGCGCGACGCGGTGTTGGAGACTTTGAGCCAGGTCAGCGTGGCCGACTTAGCCGAAGATTACCGCCGGGGAGTTAATTACAGGGAGTGCCTGGAGCACCTGCTCCATCCCATCGAGCTGCTCACCCCGCGCTCAAAGTGA
- the moaC gene encoding cyclic pyranopterin monophosphate synthase MoaC: MGKLTHFEDGKPRMVDVSEKAATLRTATAEATVRLRPEAVQALQEGGVGKGDPLSVAQLAGIMAAKKTGELIPLCHPLPIASAEVKLEFHPEQALIHISATVKTKAETGVEMEALTACAVAALTVYDMLKAASKGLEITDLRLLHKSGGKSGEWRREP; this comes from the coding sequence ATGGGCAAACTGACCCACTTTGAAGACGGCAAACCCCGCATGGTGGATGTGAGTGAAAAGGCCGCGACCTTGCGCACGGCGACGGCTGAAGCTACGGTCAGGTTGCGCCCCGAGGCAGTGCAGGCCTTGCAGGAGGGCGGAGTGGGCAAGGGCGACCCGCTGAGCGTGGCCCAGCTCGCGGGCATCATGGCAGCCAAGAAGACGGGCGAGCTGATCCCACTGTGCCACCCACTTCCCATCGCTTCGGCTGAGGTAAAGCTCGAGTTCCACCCCGAGCAGGCCCTCATCCACATCAGCGCCACGGTGAAGACCAAGGCCGAGACAGGGGTGGAGATGGAGGCCCTGACCGCCTGCGCGGTGGCGGCCCTGACCGTCTACGACATGCTCAAGGCGGCGAGCAAGGGGCTCGAGATCACCGATTTGCGCCTGCTGCATAAATCCGGGGGTAAGTCTGGGGAGTGGCGGCGCGAGCCCTAG
- a CDS encoding phosphoribosyltransferase: protein MRGLPQATVKTMALERFKDRYEAGRELARSLSRYAHRPGVWVLGLPRGGVPVAYEVACALGAPLEVLIVRKLGVPGHEELAMGAIAPGGVRVLNQELLEQLEIEPQRLEQVERREQVELERRLQAYRGQRPFPDLSGKTVILVDDGLATGASMRAAVLAVRAMKPARIVVAVPVAPPDTCEALLELADEVKVLRQPEPFRAVGLWYEHFPQTSDEEVRDLLHRCEKG, encoded by the coding sequence GTGCGCGGGCTACCTCAAGCTACGGTGAAGACCATGGCGCTCGAGCGCTTCAAGGATCGCTATGAAGCCGGACGAGAACTTGCCCGTAGCCTAAGCCGCTATGCCCATCGCCCGGGGGTGTGGGTGCTGGGTCTGCCCAGAGGTGGGGTGCCGGTGGCCTACGAGGTAGCCTGCGCCCTGGGGGCTCCCCTGGAGGTGCTGATCGTGCGCAAGCTGGGAGTGCCGGGGCACGAGGAACTGGCCATGGGGGCCATCGCTCCGGGGGGGGTGCGGGTGCTCAACCAGGAGTTGCTCGAGCAACTGGAGATCGAACCCCAGAGGCTCGAGCAGGTCGAGCGCAGGGAGCAGGTCGAACTCGAGCGCCGCCTGCAAGCCTACCGGGGCCAGCGCCCGTTCCCCGACCTCAGCGGCAAAACCGTGATCTTGGTGGACGATGGGCTGGCGACCGGGGCCAGCATGCGGGCGGCGGTTCTTGCGGTGCGGGCTATGAAGCCTGCGAGGATCGTGGTGGCGGTGCCGGTGGCTCCCCCCGACACCTGCGAGGCCTTGCTCGAGCTAGCCGACGAGGTGAAGGTGCTGCGTCAGCCCGAGCCTTTTCGGGCGGTGGGGCTGTGGTACGAGCACTTCCCCCAGACCTCCGACGAGGAGGTGCGGGATCTGCTTCACCGCTGCGAGAAGGGCTAA
- a CDS encoding ABC transporter permease, with amino-acid sequence MLRVLLWELGKLLRLRSVQLGLAAALLLPVLWAFAPGLRQAYRLELVSGWQVPALALITGMDFLFPFLTAMAAAEVLGSEVSLGTLRSVLLRPSPRWRLVLAKLLTVLFYPLMLVMVSLLGSLLISLVASIFDPRSFGLGAFFGGTGLGPGGFGGVGMLSPLSAFGEVFRAHVLGAMVLWPMAALALLYCTIFLSTTSAALAAISTILLMRLLVAFPAITPFLLTTYLDLYLRSGTDITLGLSLLLIYTLGFAVLSVLIFERKDV; translated from the coding sequence ATGCTTAGGGTTCTGCTTTGGGAGTTGGGCAAACTCCTGCGACTGCGCTCGGTGCAGCTGGGCCTGGCGGCGGCTTTGCTGCTACCGGTTTTGTGGGCCTTCGCCCCGGGGCTGCGACAGGCGTACCGGCTCGAGCTGGTCTCCGGCTGGCAGGTTCCGGCGCTGGCCCTGATCACCGGCATGGACTTCCTCTTTCCCTTCCTCACCGCCATGGCGGCAGCCGAGGTGCTGGGCAGCGAGGTTTCGCTGGGCACACTCAGGTCGGTGCTGCTGCGTCCGAGCCCGCGCTGGAGGCTGGTGCTGGCCAAACTGCTGACGGTGCTGTTTTATCCGCTGATGCTGGTCATGGTGAGCCTGCTGGGCTCGCTGCTGATCAGCCTGGTGGCCTCCATCTTCGACCCCCGCTCCTTCGGGCTGGGGGCCTTTTTCGGCGGAACCGGACTGGGGCCGGGCGGCTTTGGTGGTGTGGGGATGCTCTCGCCTTTGAGTGCTTTTGGCGAGGTCTTCCGCGCCCACGTGCTGGGCGCGATGGTGCTGTGGCCCATGGCGGCTTTGGCCCTGCTCTACTGCACCATCTTCCTCAGCACCACTTCGGCGGCGCTGGCGGCCATCTCCACCATCCTGCTCATGCGTTTGCTGGTGGCTTTCCCTGCCATCACCCCCTTCCTGCTCACCACCTACCTCGACCTCTACCTGCGCTCGGGCACCGACATCACCTTGGGCCTCTCGCTGCTGCTGATCTACACGCTGGGCTTCGCTGTGCTGTCCGTGCTGATCTTCGAGCGGAAGGACGTGTAG
- a CDS encoding metallophosphoesterase: protein MRILAISDQVHLFIHQARFPDNLPAFDLVLAAGDLPGSYLEFVATKVRVPVVYVHGNHKEEYAQDYLGNLSPPGGVLPAHGRVLEVAGLRIAGWGGAPRYNDRDFGQYSEAEAKTRFYSWLPILGPRRLRQGHAVDILLTHAPPPGPHAGADFAHRGSQALELFHKLYRPRLHVHGHVHLYEAQPRREYVTPEGVRVVNAFEYTLIELEP, encoded by the coding sequence GTGCGAATTCTGGCGATCTCCGATCAGGTCCATCTCTTTATCCATCAGGCCCGCTTTCCGGACAATCTGCCGGCCTTCGATCTGGTGCTGGCTGCGGGCGACCTGCCGGGCAGCTACCTGGAGTTCGTCGCCACCAAGGTCAGGGTGCCCGTGGTCTACGTGCACGGCAACCACAAGGAAGAGTACGCGCAGGACTACCTGGGCAACCTCTCCCCACCCGGGGGGGTTTTGCCGGCCCACGGGCGCGTCCTCGAGGTAGCCGGGTTGAGGATCGCCGGCTGGGGCGGAGCCCCCCGCTACAACGACCGCGACTTCGGCCAGTACAGCGAGGCCGAGGCCAAGACCCGCTTCTACTCTTGGCTCCCCATCCTGGGCCCCCGTCGCCTGCGGCAGGGTCACGCGGTGGACATCCTGCTCACCCACGCCCCGCCCCCAGGCCCCCACGCCGGGGCCGACTTCGCCCATCGCGGGTCGCAGGCCCTCGAGCTCTTCCACAAGCTCTACCGCCCGCGCCTGCACGTGCACGGCCACGTCCACCTCTACGAGGCCCAGCCCCGGCGCGAGTACGTCACGCCCGAGGGCGTGCGGGTGGTCAACGCCTTCGAGTACACCCTCATCGAGCTCGAGCCCTAG
- a CDS encoding ABC transporter ATP-binding protein: MATASVENHSPSLEAIGLGKRYGRKPVLEGVSFAVAPGEVYALAGPNGSGKTTLIRILTGLAFPTNGTVRMLGHDLYEGGWAARKALGAVVEAPAAFYPHLTGRQNLEMQAYLSGLASAEVRIREVLTRLELLAVADQRVGTYSLGQRQRLGLAAAILHKPKVLILDEPTSGLDPQGITRVHEILAELAWEGTAVLLSTHHLREVSAYADKVGILGGGRLLEEVRLDAKGERYRLRVDNPSMVASFLKSVPGVENVELRTLDVVFEGSPNDALAAVVKEGYQVRFLEPDYFDLYEYYSERVKNA; encoded by the coding sequence GTGGCGACAGCTTCTGTTGAAAACCACAGCCCGAGCCTCGAGGCCATCGGCTTGGGCAAGCGTTATGGTCGCAAGCCGGTGCTCGAGGGCGTGAGCTTCGCGGTGGCCCCTGGCGAGGTGTATGCCCTGGCCGGTCCCAACGGCAGCGGCAAAACCACCCTCATCCGCATCCTCACCGGATTGGCCTTTCCCACCAACGGCACGGTGCGCATGCTGGGCCACGACCTCTACGAGGGAGGGTGGGCCGCCCGCAAGGCCCTGGGTGCGGTGGTGGAGGCTCCGGCGGCCTTCTATCCTCACCTCACCGGGCGGCAGAACCTCGAGATGCAAGCCTACTTGAGCGGGCTCGCCAGCGCCGAGGTTCGCATCCGCGAGGTGCTGACCCGGCTCGAGCTGCTGGCGGTGGCCGACCAGCGGGTGGGGACCTACTCGCTGGGCCAGCGCCAGCGCCTGGGCCTGGCGGCGGCCATCCTGCACAAGCCCAAGGTGCTCATCCTCGACGAGCCCACCAGCGGCCTGGACCCCCAGGGCATCACCCGCGTACACGAAATCCTGGCCGAGCTGGCCTGGGAAGGCACGGCGGTGCTGCTGTCTACCCACCACCTGCGCGAGGTTTCGGCCTATGCCGACAAGGTGGGCATCCTGGGTGGGGGGCGCCTGCTCGAGGAGGTCAGGCTCGACGCCAAGGGCGAGCGCTACCGCCTGCGGGTGGACAACCCCTCGATGGTGGCTTCTTTCCTCAAATCGGTCCCTGGGGTGGAAAACGTCGAACTACGCACCCTCGATGTGGTGTTCGAGGGTTCCCCCAACGACGCTCTGGCAGCGGTGGTCAAGGAAGGCTATCAGGTGCGCTTCCTCGAGCCCGACTACTTCGACTTGTACGAGTACTACAGCGAGAGGGTCAAGAATGCTTAG
- a CDS encoding thioredoxin family protein, with amino-acid sequence MLHYPELPLGSDLIDAELPGLDGVPVRLSSFSEPLLAVVFMCNHCPYVKGSIAEVVALSQRFAGQVAFVGINPNDYERYPEDSPQAMREFAQQHGIRFPYLLDESQEVARAYQAQRTPEVFLFDRQRKLRYHGRVNDTPKNPETVTEHTLELALQALLAGQEPPTAQAPALGCSIKWKPGYEPAVQIQR; translated from the coding sequence ATGCTGCACTACCCCGAACTGCCCTTGGGAAGCGACCTGATCGACGCCGAACTGCCGGGGCTCGATGGCGTGCCGGTGAGGCTTTCGAGCTTTTCCGAGCCCTTGCTGGCGGTGGTGTTCATGTGCAACCACTGTCCCTACGTCAAAGGTTCCATTGCTGAAGTGGTTGCCCTGAGCCAGCGTTTCGCCGGCCAGGTGGCTTTCGTGGGGATCAACCCCAACGACTATGAGCGTTACCCCGAGGACTCCCCCCAGGCCATGAGGGAATTTGCTCAGCAGCACGGTATTCGTTTCCCCTACCTGCTCGACGAGAGCCAGGAGGTGGCCCGCGCTTACCAGGCCCAGCGCACCCCGGAGGTTTTCCTATTCGACCGGCAGCGCAAGCTGCGCTACCACGGGCGGGTCAACGACACGCCCAAGAATCCCGAAACGGTCACGGAGCACACCCTCGAGCTCGCCCTGCAGGCCCTGCTGGCCGGACAGGAGCCGCCAACAGCCCAGGCCCCGGCGCTGGGGTGCAGCATTAAGTGGAAGCCAGGCTACGAGCCTGCGGTCCAGATCCAGCGCTGA
- a CDS encoding sulfurtransferase, producing MSYANPDVLVSTDWVLEHHNDPNLRILEVDEDILLYDTGHVPGAQKIDWQADFWDPVIREFIGPDEFAALMERLGISNDTTVVLYGDKNNWWAAYAFWFMSYNGHKNLKLMNGGRIKWTQENKPLSTDKPTYPKGSYRVQYRDESLRAYKDEVIKFLLKVKEGKGALVDVRSVPEYVGEKTHMPEYPQEGVLRGGHIPGAKSIPWAQTVNPDGTFKSAEELRALYESKGVTKDKDIIAYCRIAERSSHSWFVLKHLLGYPHVKNYDGSWTEWGNSVGVPIAKGPEE from the coding sequence ATGAGTTACGCCAACCCCGATGTTCTGGTCTCGACCGATTGGGTGCTCGAGCACCATAACGATCCCAATTTGCGCATCCTCGAGGTGGACGAAGACATCCTTCTCTACGACACCGGCCACGTCCCTGGGGCGCAAAAGATCGACTGGCAGGCGGATTTCTGGGACCCGGTGATTCGGGAGTTCATCGGCCCCGACGAGTTCGCGGCGCTGATGGAGCGCCTGGGGATTTCCAACGACACCACCGTGGTGCTCTACGGCGACAAGAACAACTGGTGGGCGGCCTACGCCTTCTGGTTCATGAGCTACAACGGCCACAAGAACCTCAAGCTGATGAACGGGGGCCGCATCAAGTGGACCCAGGAGAACAAGCCCCTCTCCACCGACAAACCCACCTACCCTAAAGGAAGCTACCGCGTACAGTACCGCGACGAGAGCCTGCGGGCCTATAAGGACGAGGTGATCAAGTTCTTGCTGAAGGTCAAGGAGGGCAAGGGGGCTTTGGTGGACGTGCGCAGCGTGCCAGAGTACGTGGGGGAGAAGACCCACATGCCCGAGTACCCACAAGAAGGGGTGTTGCGCGGGGGGCACATCCCAGGGGCCAAGAGCATCCCCTGGGCCCAGACCGTAAACCCCGATGGCACCTTCAAATCGGCAGAGGAACTGCGCGCGCTCTACGAGTCCAAGGGCGTGACGAAGGACAAGGACATCATCGCCTACTGCCGCATCGCCGAGCGCTCGTCGCATAGCTGGTTCGTGCTCAAGCACCTGCTGGGCTATCCGCACGTGAAGAACTACGACGGGAGCTGGACGGAGTGGGGCAACAGCGTGGGCGTGCCCATCGCCAAGGGGCCGGAGGAGTAG
- a CDS encoding rhodanese-like domain-containing protein encodes MRTLKAEMLESFLRENPLIVDVRPEAEYARGSLEGAIHLPARAIQHGDHHLPKDRPILLVCERGAMSELAGLYLEAAGYEQVYNLEGGLRALKKA; translated from the coding sequence ATGCGCACCCTCAAAGCCGAAATGCTCGAGAGCTTCCTCCGGGAAAACCCCCTCATCGTGGACGTGCGGCCCGAAGCCGAGTACGCACGGGGCAGCCTCGAGGGGGCCATTCACCTGCCGGCAAGAGCCATCCAGCATGGCGATCACCACCTGCCCAAAGACCGCCCAATCCTGCTCGTCTGCGAGCGGGGGGCCATGAGCGAGCTGGCCGGGCTCTACCTCGAGGCCGCCGGTTACGAGCAGGTCTACAACCTCGAAGGCGGCCTCCGAGCCCTGAAAAAAGCATAG
- a CDS encoding type I phosphomannose isomerase catalytic subunit: protein MKTAAEVCALPLRARDVARVWGGQRLGSGSSPAIGERWLAYDENLVAAGPFAGRPLAEALAELGAAFIGGVPFARYGLELPLLVKFLDTAEWLSVQVHPDDAYAHTAEAHTGFHGKTEAWYVLEGEGEIVYGLKRATDVPSLRQAALDGSIWELLHREKVRAGQVVFVPAGTIHALGPGLLLYEVQQRSDLTYRLYDYGRPRELHLEKGLAVARLEPTPIPELRPSGNVLLASQAFVLERHAVQGAHRLQAPEESFLLLTPISGSLAWAEGPMGWGETLVVGAGRGLELSGEGVALTAYIPSPQRLEQFPLAVRG, encoded by the coding sequence ATGAAGACTGCCGCTGAGGTTTGTGCGCTACCCCTCCGCGCACGTGATGTGGCGCGGGTATGGGGTGGCCAGCGCTTGGGGTCGGGCTCCTCTCCAGCCATCGGGGAGCGTTGGCTGGCCTACGACGAAAACCTGGTGGCTGCCGGGCCCTTTGCCGGGAGGCCCTTGGCCGAGGCGCTCGCGGAACTGGGCGCAGCCTTCATCGGGGGGGTGCCTTTCGCCCGTTACGGGCTGGAATTGCCCTTGCTGGTGAAATTCCTCGACACCGCTGAGTGGCTCTCGGTGCAGGTTCACCCCGACGATGCCTATGCCCACACTGCCGAGGCCCACACCGGCTTTCACGGCAAGACTGAGGCTTGGTACGTGCTCGAGGGGGAAGGGGAGATCGTCTACGGCCTGAAGCGCGCTACCGATGTTCCCTCGCTGCGCCAGGCCGCTTTGGACGGCAGCATTTGGGAGCTGCTGCACCGGGAGAAGGTGCGGGCCGGGCAGGTGGTGTTCGTGCCTGCCGGGACCATCCACGCCCTGGGGCCGGGGCTGCTGCTTTACGAGGTGCAGCAACGCTCCGACCTGACCTACCGCCTCTACGACTACGGACGGCCCCGCGAGCTACACCTAGAGAAGGGCTTGGCGGTTGCTAGGCTCGAGCCCACCCCGATTCCTGAGCTCAGGCCCAGCGGCAACGTCCTGTTGGCCTCCCAGGCTTTCGTGCTCGAGCGCCACGCCGTGCAGGGCGCCCATCGGCTGCAAGCCCCCGAGGAGAGCTTCTTGCTGCTCACGCCCATATCGGGCTCCCTGGCGTGGGCTGAAGGCCCTATGGGTTGGGGCGAGACGCTGGTGGTGGGGGCGGGGAGGGGGCTCGAGCTGAGCGGGGAGGGGGTGGCTCTGACGGCCTACATCCCCTCGCCCCAGCGCCTTGAGCAATTCCCCCTGGCCGTGCGGGGCTGA
- the carB gene encoding carbamoyl-phosphate synthase large subunit: MPARTDIKKILIIGSGPITIGQAAEFDYSGTQALKALRSVGYDVVLVNSNPATIMTDPELAEGTYLEPLTIEFLEKIIAKERPDALLPTLGGQTALNLAMQLYEQGILEKYGVELIGANAAAIKKGEDREEFQRAMLKIGLDVPRGKMVTSLEEGLEFARSVTGYPVVVRPSFTLGGTGGGIAADEAEFVEILSRGLSLSPTHSALVEESIVGWKEFELEVMRDHNDTVVIITSIENVDPMGVHTGDSITVAPAQTLSDVEYQKMRDAAQAIIREIGVETGGSNIQFAIDPKSGRMIVIEMNPRVSRSSALASKATGFPIAKIAALLAVGYRLDELPNDITQKTPASFEPSIDYVVVKIPRFAFEKFSTLPNVHGGFSDRLGTQMKSVGEVMAIGRTFKEAFGKALRSLEADVRAEFAHLTDAELFARLHPSPTRIYAVLELLRRGTSIDELYQATRIERWFLHQFEEVVQAERALGKGEWRLSDREDWRYAKGLGLSDARIGELVGVSEAVARRERLAAGAKPVYKTVDTCAAEFEAYTPYHYSAYELEDEVRATDKPKVVILGSGPIRIGQGVEFDYATVHAVWALREAVIPPERPGEAGAQGYETIMVNSNPETVSTDYDTADRLYFEPLTLEDVLNLTEHERPLGVIATLGGQTPLKLARKLSEAGVRLLGTSWEAIHKAEDRAEFNALCAELGIPQPKGAVARTPDEALRLAEQIGYPLMARPSYVLGGRAMQVVRSPEELQWYLSGIYAALAEHPSILLDQYLEGALELDVDALCDGSRVVVAGVMEHIERAGVHSGDSATVLPPISLTAEQLETVKAYTRKLALALGVRGLVNVQYALKDGVVYILEANPRASRTVPFVSKAIGHPLAKYAALIAVGKTLGELGFTQDPTPDFYSVKEVLIPWLKFPGVIPVLGPEMRSTGESMGIDADPYLAYYRAELGVGQKLPLSGRVRLIGAPALEAEWRAAGFELSEGDYDLLISLEPHPELRRAVEGGKPFITTLEGARWSLEAIRRARKGGLEARSLQEWHRVRA; this comes from the coding sequence ATGCCAGCACGTACGGACATCAAGAAAATCCTGATCATCGGGTCTGGCCCCATCACCATCGGCCAGGCGGCGGAATTCGATTACTCGGGGACCCAGGCCCTCAAGGCCTTGCGCTCGGTGGGGTATGACGTGGTGCTGGTCAACTCTAACCCGGCTACCATCATGACCGACCCCGAGCTGGCCGAGGGTACCTACCTCGAGCCCCTCACCATCGAGTTCCTGGAGAAAATCATCGCCAAGGAGCGGCCCGACGCCCTACTGCCTACCCTGGGCGGCCAGACCGCGCTCAACCTGGCGATGCAGCTTTACGAGCAGGGGATCCTCGAGAAATACGGCGTCGAGCTCATCGGGGCCAACGCGGCGGCCATCAAGAAGGGTGAGGACCGCGAGGAGTTCCAGCGGGCCATGCTCAAGATTGGGCTCGACGTGCCACGCGGCAAGATGGTGACGAGCCTCGAGGAGGGCCTGGAGTTCGCCCGCAGCGTCACGGGCTACCCGGTGGTGGTGCGCCCGAGCTTTACCCTGGGCGGCACGGGGGGCGGCATCGCCGCCGACGAGGCCGAGTTCGTCGAGATCTTGAGCCGGGGGCTCTCGCTCTCGCCCACCCACTCGGCCTTGGTGGAGGAGAGCATCGTGGGCTGGAAGGAGTTCGAGCTCGAGGTCATGCGCGACCACAACGACACGGTGGTCATCATCACCTCCATCGAGAACGTCGATCCCATGGGCGTGCACACCGGCGACTCCATCACCGTTGCCCCGGCCCAGACCCTCTCCGACGTCGAGTACCAGAAGATGCGCGACGCGGCGCAGGCCATCATCCGCGAGATCGGGGTGGAGACGGGCGGCTCGAACATCCAGTTCGCCATCGACCCCAAGAGCGGGCGCATGATCGTCATCGAGATGAACCCCCGCGTCTCGCGCTCCTCGGCGCTGGCCTCCAAGGCCACCGGCTTCCCCATCGCCAAGATCGCCGCGCTGCTGGCGGTGGGCTACCGGCTCGACGAACTGCCCAACGACATCACCCAGAAGACCCCCGCCTCCTTCGAGCCCAGCATCGACTACGTGGTGGTCAAGATTCCCCGCTTCGCCTTCGAGAAGTTCAGCACCCTGCCCAACGTGCACGGCGGCTTCTCCGACCGGCTGGGCACCCAGATGAAGAGCGTGGGGGAGGTCATGGCCATCGGCCGTACCTTCAAGGAAGCCTTTGGTAAGGCGCTGCGCAGCCTCGAGGCCGATGTGCGCGCGGAGTTCGCCCACCTCACCGACGCCGAGCTCTTCGCTAGGCTCCACCCCAGCCCCACGCGAATTTATGCAGTGCTCGAGCTGCTGCGTCGGGGGACGAGTATCGACGAGCTCTACCAGGCCACCCGCATCGAGCGCTGGTTTTTGCACCAGTTCGAGGAGGTCGTGCAGGCCGAGCGCGCGCTGGGGAAGGGGGAGTGGCGGCTTTCCGACCGCGAGGACTGGCGCTACGCCAAGGGGTTGGGCCTTTCCGACGCCCGCATCGGCGAGCTGGTGGGTGTCTCGGAGGCGGTAGCCCGCAGGGAGCGCTTGGCGGCGGGGGCTAAGCCGGTTTACAAGACCGTGGATACTTGTGCCGCCGAGTTCGAGGCCTACACGCCCTATCACTACTCGGCCTACGAGCTCGAGGACGAGGTGCGCGCCACCGACAAGCCCAAAGTGGTGATCCTGGGCTCGGGTCCCATCCGCATCGGGCAGGGCGTCGAGTTCGACTACGCCACCGTGCATGCGGTGTGGGCGCTGCGCGAGGCCGTGATACCGCCTGAGCGGCCCGGCGAGGCCGGGGCACAGGGCTACGAGACCATCATGGTCAACTCCAACCCCGAGACCGTGAGCACCGACTACGACACCGCCGACCGGCTCTACTTCGAGCCCCTGACGCTGGAGGACGTGCTCAACCTCACCGAGCACGAGCGCCCCCTCGGGGTCATCGCTACGTTGGGCGGACAGACCCCGCTCAAGTTGGCCAGGAAGCTCTCCGAGGCCGGGGTGCGGCTGCTGGGTACTTCGTGGGAAGCCATCCACAAGGCCGAAGACCGCGCCGAGTTCAACGCCCTGTGCGCCGAGCTGGGCATTCCCCAGCCCAAGGGCGCGGTGGCCCGCACTCCCGACGAAGCCCTTCGGCTGGCCGAGCAGATCGGCTACCCGCTGATGGCCCGGCCCTCCTACGTGCTGGGCGGACGGGCCATGCAGGTGGTGCGGAGCCCCGAGGAGCTGCAGTGGTACTTGAGCGGCATCTACGCCGCGCTCGCCGAGCACCCTTCGATCTTGCTGGACCAGTACCTCGAGGGCGCCCTCGAGCTCGACGTGGACGCGTTGTGCGACGGAAGCCGGGTGGTGGTGGCGGGCGTCATGGAGCACATCGAGCGGGCCGGGGTGCACTCCGGCGACTCGGCCACCGTGCTGCCGCCCATTAGCCTCACGGCGGAGCAGCTCGAGACCGTCAAGGCCTACACCCGCAAGCTGGCCTTGGCGCTGGGGGTGCGGGGGCTCGTCAACGTGCAGTACGCCCTCAAGGACGGGGTGGTCTACATCCTCGAGGCCAACCCCCGCGCCTCGCGCACGGTGCCCTTCGTCTCCAAGGCCATCGGCCACCCGCTGGCCAAGTACGCTGCGCTCATCGCGGTGGGCAAGACCCTGGGCGAGCTGGGCTTCACCCAAGACCCCACCCCCGATTTCTACTCGGTCAAGGAGGTGCTCATCCCCTGGCTCAAGTTCCCCGGCGTGATCCCGGTGCTCGGCCCCGAGATGCGCTCGACGGGCGAGAGCATGGGCATCGACGCCGACCCCTACTTGGCCTACTACCGTGCCGAGCTGGGGGTGGGCCAGAAGCTGCCCCTCTCGGGCAGGGTTCGCCTGATTGGCGCACCGGCCCTCGAGGCGGAGTGGCGCGCGGCAGGTTTCGAACTCTCCGAGGGCGACTACGACCTCCTGATCTCGCTGGAACCCCACCCCGAACTGCGTCGGGCCGTGGAGGGCGGCAAGCCCTTCATCACCACCCTCGAGGGCGCTCGCTGGAGCCTGGAGGCCATCCGGCGGGCCCGAAAGGGCGGTCTCGAGGCGCGTTCGTTGCAAGAGTGGCACCGGGTACGGGCTTAG